The DNA sequence TAATAGATTTAAACGCTCTTGCATAGGCTGGATATTGATTAGGACTACTATCCTAGCCTAATTATAGCATAATTTGGGCAAGATATACAACGTCCGGTTAAGATATTATGTCGTTATAAAATATAGGGAAACCCTATATTTGGGGTAGTTTTGCGGCAAGGGCCTGGGCTTGTCGCCACTCTGCCGGGGTATTGATATTGATAAACGAGTGAAATTGGGGGTCGAATTTAGCTATTTCGTCTCGCTTCACATGGCGCACTGATACGTCGTCAAAAAAATCAGTAACGCGCAAACGCCGGGCTTGCAAGCAAGTTTGAATAGCCGGTAAACAGCGTTGGCTATAAACAGCGTGCAGGGTTTCAGGCCGGCTTGGTTCCATTAAGGGAATGATCGCTTCGGCGGTGGGGGCCAGGTGGAGGAGATGGCGCAATAATTCAACCTGCAAAAAAGGCATATCACAGGCTACCACTAAAACATAATCATAACGGGCCGCGTTAAGCGCAGTATAAATGCCCCCCAGCGCTCCCCGATGGGGGTAAATATCGGGCACGCTCCGGTGGCCAAATTGTCGGTACTTTTCCGGCGAGTTGGTAATAAGCCAAAGATCATCCGTGAGCGGCTTCACCCGCGCCAAAATCCGCTCGATCACCAATTGCCCGCCCACTTCCAAAAACGCCTTGTCGCGCTTCATCCGCCGGCTCTGCCCGCCGGCCAATATTGCTACACTGACCATACCCGTCAATTAAAAAAGCCCGTAGCCACTACCCCAACCTACCGCGACACGGGCTTTGCGAGAATTATGCTTTAATTACCGCTTAAGCCTAGCTGCTTTCAGATAAATACCTCACCGCCTCGCCCACGGTAGTGATCTTCTGAGCCTCTTCGTCGGAAATCTCCCCGCCAAATTCCTCCTCAAAGGCCATGATCAATTCCACCAGGTCCAGAGAATCGGCTTCCAGGTCGTCTCGAAAGTTGGCCTCCATGGTCACGTCGCTTTCGTCGGCGCCAAGCTGTTCTACAATGATTTCTTTTACTTTTTCAAAGATTTCTTCTTGACTCATTTGCGCATATCTCCTTATGGGATTGATTTTGTATTTGCTTTAATGCGAAGCAGAAATTTGATGCATTTTACCAACGCCTGCCAAAACTGTCAATATAGACTTCATCCTCCAATGGGTCGCAAAAACTTGTTTGAGCCCAAATCTGGCTTGAGAACGAGAAAAACGAGAATGATGATAGATTAGTTTGACTAGGGCCGGGGACGCTGGTAAACTGCCCAGGCAAAAACATTAACCTTATCTATAACCCCTTTGCTTCTAAACAGTTACGCCTTAGGCTGACACACCATGCACGAACAAAGAAAATCAGACCATATTCGCATCAATCTGGAAGAAGATGTAAATTTTAAGCAGTTGACCACTGGCCTGGAAAATTACCATTTTTTACACCAAGCTCTGCCGGAGATAAACCTGGCCGAGGTTGACCTTTCGCTCTCATTTTTAGGCAAAAAACTTAAAGCCCCCCTGCTCATCTCCTCGATGACCGGCGGCACCGAACAGGCCCAACTGATCAATCGCACCCTGGCCGAAGCAGCCGAGATGGCCGGCATTGCCATGGGGGTCGGTTCTCAACGCGCAGCCATAGAAGACCCCCTGCTGGCCGATACATTCCGGGTGCGGCCCATTGCCCCCACCACGGTGTTACTGGCCAATTTGGGCGCGGTGCAGCTCAATTATGGCTACACCGCCAGCCAGTGCCAACAAGCCGTTGACATGCTCGAGGCCGATGGTTTGATCCTTCACTTCAACGCCTTGCAGGAGGCGGTGCAGCCCGAAGGCGATCCAAATTTTAGCGGGCTATTGGTAAAAATTGAAGCAGTGTGCCAAAAACTTTCCGTGCCCGTCATTGCCAAAGAAGTAGGCTGGGGGTTTTCAGAGGACACCGTTCGCCGTTTGGCTAACGCCGGCATTTCGGCCCTTGACGTGGCCGGGGCCGGGGGCACCAGTTGGAGCCAGGTTGAAATGTACCGGGCCAATACCGAAATCCGGCGGCGAGTGGCGGCTACTTTTGTTGACTGGGGTGTCCCCACCGCGGAAGCATTGTTGGCCGCCCGGCGAGCCGGCCCCCACCTGCCCCTTATTGCCAGCGGGGGCTTACGCAACGGCCTGGACATAGCCAAATGTATCGCCCTGGGCGCGGCGATGGGCGGCATGGCCGGCCCCTTTCTCAAAGCGGCGGTCAGATCACGGCAGGCGGTTTTGGATGAAATTGAAATTGCCAAAACCGAAATACAAATTGCCATGTTTGCCGTTGGGGCCAACTCGATTGCCGCGCTGCAAAATACAGACCGTTTGCTGAAACAAGGGGCGGAATAAGGCCATCAGGTAAAAAAGTGTCAACAGAATTATGAACCATCCCTATAATTTTAACTTGTTAGAGGAGGTTTGATTGGCGGTTAAAGGAATCATTTTTGATTTGGGCAACACGCTCATGCGCTTTACGGGTGATTGGGAAAGCCTTAACCGGGCCGGCGCCGCAGCAATGGCCGCCTGGTATCTCAAAAAGAAACACATCAAACTGGATGCCCCGGCCCTGGTAGAAACTTTTCTGGCGGAGCGAGCCGCCGGCTGGAAAAGGGCCGGAGAAACCCAAACCGAGGTGCTGGCCCGGCAGTCTTTGCGCAACGCCCTGCAAAAGATTGACGCCCCGCCCTCAACTGAGGCTCTGCTGGAAGCGGCCCTGAAAATATTTTTTGGCCCCGAAGAAACCGCCTGGCGCAGTTATCCCGATACGGTGGATACTCTGAAATTGCTCAAAAGCCAGGGTTATCGGTTGGGGCTTTATTCTAACGCCACAGATGACGCCCTTATCCAGCGTTTGGTCAATAAGGGCGGCCTGCGGCCCTGGCTATCGCCTACTTTTAGTTCGGCGGGATGGGGTTGGCGCAAGCCCAAACGCGAAGCTTTTGATTTGATAGCCAACCGCTGGGGGCTGCCGGCCAAACAGATGGTGGTGGTGGGCGATACCCTCAACGCCGACGTGTTGGGCGCGCAAAACGCCGGGATGTTCGGCATTTTGGCAACAATGGATGAGCACCGTTCCAATGATGACCACCGCCATCTCCGGCCAAATGCGCTGGCCGCGAGTTTATCCGAGGTGCCGGGGATTATTGCCGGCCTGTGAGTGAAAAAGTCGAATGAAAATGAAAGAACTTCATCGTTATAAAGTGCGCAAAATCAACCTGCTGCCTCTGGCCAAATTTGGCTGCTTGCTGGGCGGCCTGGCCATGGTTACGCCGGGCCTGTTTTGCGCCGTGGGCAGCGTGCAGATAGTAACGGTTCTGCGGGAGCTTTTGGAGAAATGGCAAACCACCGTGTTGGACCTGTTGGGCGGCCTGGCCCCGGTTGAAATGGACTTCACCAAATTGCTGGGGCTGGAATCTGTGCTGGCCGTTTTAATTCGCCTGGATGAACAACGTTTTTTGTTGGCCTTGTTAATCATTCTTATCGGCGTTATCCTGGGCGGTTTGCTGGTGGCAGTGGGGATACTGCTGGCGGGTTGGGTGTACAACATTGTGGCTACGCTCACGGGCGGCCTGGAAGTGGAATTGCAGGAGTGATTCAAACCCAAGTCGCCATTGTGGCCAAAGAAACCGTCGCTCCGGCTTGGTGGCGCTTGATCCTCTCCGCGCCCGACCTGGCCCCTCATCTCCTGCCGGGCCAATTTTTGCTGCTGCGCTGCGCCGACCGCTTTACATGTTATTTACGCCGTCCTATTTTCCCCGCCGCCCTTGATGACGAACAGTTAACCCTTTTGTTACGCCCTGTTTCCGATCCGGGCCTGGCCTGGTTATTGGCCCGACAGGCAGGCGATAAGCTGGACGTGATTGGCCCGCTGGGCCGCGGTTTTCCCTTACCCCAGACAATGCGGAATTTATTGCTGGTCAGCGATGGCCAGGCTATTGCTCCCTTGTTAGGCCAGATGCGCCGGGCGATTGAAGCCGGAATAGCGGTGACCCTGGCTCTGGGCGCCAGTCGGGCCTCAACCCTATATCCGGTGTCGGCCTTGCCGCCGGTGGTGGAATTTCAGGCGGCTACCCTGGACGGCTCCCTGGGCCATCGCGGTTCGGTGGCGGATTTATTGCCAAATTTGCTGGTGTGGGCCGATCTTGTTTGCGCCGTTGGCTCACCACACCTTTATCGGAGTTTGCAAAGGAAAGCCAAACAGACGCGACTGGGGGCCGCCGCCAACTATCTTTTTGGGTTGATCAAACCCTACTCGCTGCTGTGTGGCGCAGGCGTTTGCCTGAGTTGCACCCTTCAAACAAACACCGGCCCTCAGTTGAGCTGTGTTGACGGCCCGGTTTTTGACCTGACGATGGTGGAGTTTGGGAAAGAATGATTGAACTGGCCCCTGACCACAAAATTGGCCTGTTCCTCTCAAATCCGGTGATGGTGGCCGCTGGCTGCGTCGGCTACGGTCAGGCGTACCGGCAGTTGATAGATCTATCGGTTTTTGGGGCGTTCGTGACCAATCCTATCACCCTGCGCCCTCGACATGGGCCGTCCCAACCCCGTCTGGTCGAAACGACAGCCGGCTTTGTGCTTGATACCGGCGCGCAGAATCCGGGGGTCAAAAAAGTGATCCGTGAATATGGCAAAATCTGGCACAATTTTGCCGTGCCGGTCATCGCCCATCTACCGGCGGCTGAGCCGGATGACTTATTTCGTACAGTTCGCGCTCTGGATACCACCGACGCTGTTGCCGCCATCGAATTGGGAATTCCCTTCCTGGCCACTCCCCGCGACATTGCCGCCTGGGTTCGGGCGGTGCGGGAGGGCTGTCTGCTGCCGGTGTTGGTCAAACTGCCCCTGGCTACAGCCCTAGAAATAGCTGAGGCAGCGGTGAGGGCGGCGGCAGATGCGTT is a window from the Anaerolineae bacterium genome containing:
- a CDS encoding molybdenum cofactor guanylyltransferase, whose amino-acid sequence is MVSVAILAGGQSRRMKRDKAFLEVGGQLVIERILARVKPLTDDLWLITNSPEKYRQFGHRSVPDIYPHRGALGGIYTALNAARYDYVLVVACDMPFLQVELLRHLLHLAPTAEAIIPLMEPSRPETLHAVYSQRCLPAIQTCLQARRLRVTDFFDDVSVRHVKRDEIAKFDPQFHSFININTPAEWRQAQALAAKLPQI
- the acpP gene encoding acyl carrier protein; protein product: MSQEEIFEKVKEIIVEQLGADESDVTMEANFRDDLEADSLDLVELIMAFEEEFGGEISDEEAQKITTVGEAVRYLSESS
- a CDS encoding type 2 isopentenyl-diphosphate Delta-isomerase is translated as MHEQRKSDHIRINLEEDVNFKQLTTGLENYHFLHQALPEINLAEVDLSLSFLGKKLKAPLLISSMTGGTEQAQLINRTLAEAAEMAGIAMGVGSQRAAIEDPLLADTFRVRPIAPTTVLLANLGAVQLNYGYTASQCQQAVDMLEADGLILHFNALQEAVQPEGDPNFSGLLVKIEAVCQKLSVPVIAKEVGWGFSEDTVRRLANAGISALDVAGAGGTSWSQVEMYRANTEIRRRVAATFVDWGVPTAEALLAARRAGPHLPLIASGGLRNGLDIAKCIALGAAMGGMAGPFLKAAVRSRQAVLDEIEIAKTEIQIAMFAVGANSIAALQNTDRLLKQGAE
- a CDS encoding HAD family hydrolase, which encodes MAVKGIIFDLGNTLMRFTGDWESLNRAGAAAMAAWYLKKKHIKLDAPALVETFLAERAAGWKRAGETQTEVLARQSLRNALQKIDAPPSTEALLEAALKIFFGPEETAWRSYPDTVDTLKLLKSQGYRLGLYSNATDDALIQRLVNKGGLRPWLSPTFSSAGWGWRKPKREAFDLIANRWGLPAKQMVVVGDTLNADVLGAQNAGMFGILATMDEHRSNDDHRHLRPNALAASLSEVPGIIAGL
- a CDS encoding nitronate monooxygenase — encoded protein: MIELAPDHKIGLFLSNPVMVAAGCVGYGQAYRQLIDLSVFGAFVTNPITLRPRHGPSQPRLVETTAGFVLDTGAQNPGVKKVIREYGKIWHNFAVPVIAHLPAAEPDDLFRTVRALDTTDAVAAIELGIPFLATPRDIAAWVRAVREGCLLPVLVKLPLATALEIAEAAVRAAADALVLGSPPLGTALYQPTGKMVTGHLYGPALHSLVLRTLQIVGELVETPLIAAGGIHSLADAQAFLAAGAAAVQLDSLLWLEPKEAETIARHFIGAA